In Ruminococcaceae bacterium BL-4, one DNA window encodes the following:
- a CDS encoding Zinc protease yields the protein MPELEQTALGNGIRFLGVRDPKFKTFHISVNFFLPMKKNRAAATAMIPFLLSRASRKYPDFSAMSKKMADLYGSVVTAEASKLGDAQVLTLSAAGISDRYALSQEKISYELANVLCGMIFDPLIANGLFPKDGFEQEKRQSLERMDAEYNDKRMYALLQCQKLMFSDEPAGIDRFGGRSAVEELRPEELVPAWKELLRNSKIELLSLGDCDPQAVCSGFQKAFSGIHREPETCDTIVRTPSEKILEKTEKQNVAQGKLVMGFRSAINLQSPKWPAMALMNTVFGGSPSSKLFLNVRERLSLCYYCSSLFDSMKGGMFVQSGVETKNFEAAQAEIQRQMSEMKNGNITEEEISSAKLTMENSYRTVMDSLWSLENWYVGQTYAPKIKTPLEYADQISKVKPEEIVEAAQKIQPAAIYRLTSSEGAKS from the coding sequence ATGCCCGAACTAGAACAGACGGCGCTTGGAAACGGCATTCGTTTTCTCGGCGTTCGGGATCCTAAATTTAAAACATTTCATATTTCTGTAAACTTTTTTCTACCGATGAAGAAGAACCGTGCGGCTGCAACGGCAATGATTCCATTTTTGCTTAGCCGTGCCAGTCGTAAGTACCCGGATTTTTCTGCTATGAGTAAAAAAATGGCGGATCTTTACGGCTCGGTAGTGACCGCAGAAGCTTCTAAACTGGGAGATGCGCAGGTGTTGACGCTTTCCGCTGCCGGAATATCAGATCGCTATGCGCTTTCGCAAGAGAAGATTTCTTATGAACTTGCGAATGTACTTTGCGGGATGATCTTTGATCCATTGATTGCAAATGGCCTATTTCCAAAAGATGGGTTTGAGCAGGAAAAACGGCAGTCATTGGAGCGCATGGACGCAGAGTATAACGATAAACGCATGTATGCACTTTTGCAGTGCCAAAAGTTGATGTTTTCGGATGAACCTGCTGGAATCGACCGCTTTGGAGGACGAAGTGCAGTAGAAGAACTTCGCCCGGAAGAACTTGTTCCAGCATGGAAAGAACTACTTCGCAACTCTAAAATTGAACTGCTCTCTTTGGGGGATTGTGATCCGCAGGCTGTTTGCAGCGGATTCCAAAAAGCATTTTCGGGGATTCATCGGGAACCGGAAACATGTGATACGATTGTTAGGACACCTTCTGAAAAAATCCTAGAAAAGACGGAAAAACAGAACGTTGCACAGGGGAAACTTGTAATGGGATTTCGCTCTGCTATCAATCTGCAGTCTCCAAAATGGCCTGCAATGGCTTTGATGAATACTGTCTTTGGCGGTTCCCCCAGCAGTAAATTGTTTCTGAATGTACGTGAAAGATTGAGCCTATGCTATTACTGCAGTTCCCTTTTTGATAGCATGAAGGGGGGAATGTTTGTTCAAAGTGGTGTTGAGACCAAAAATTTTGAAGCGGCACAAGCAGAGATTCAGCGCCAGATGAGTGAAATGAAAAATGGAAATATTACCGAAGAGGAAATTTCTTCTGCAAAGCTCACGATGGAAAATTCCTATCGTACGGTGATGGATTCTCTCTGGTCTTTGGAAAACTGGTATGTAGGTCAAACGTATGCGCCGAAAATTAAGACGCCGCTAGAATACGCCGATCAGATTTCAAAAGTCAAGCCGGAAGAGATTGTCGAAGCGGCACAGAAGATACAGCCTGCTGCCATCTATCGTTTGACATCATCTGAGGGGGCGAAGTCATGA
- a CDS encoding Permease of the drug/metabolite transporter (DMT) superfamily has translation MQNQKRVHLAESGLFLVTILWGTSFVIIKQATALVEPGYLLGIRFLFAAVMMALIFHKRLKLLTLDSLKFSFILGGLLFLSYYLQTVAIKYTTAGKNAFLTTIYVIIVPFLYWIIRKVRPRPVNLISAFFCIIGIALISLSGDSFSLNFGDFLTILCGFFFASHIVFLSIASRQYDPILMSILQFFIVGILSFLVAVFTEPVPVLSPASLLPILYLAVFCTMIALGLQAVGEKYVNPSKASLIMSLESLIGCISGIVFLGEPLTIKLVAGFAMIFLAMLISELPTILSKTGPASKSEP, from the coding sequence ATGCAAAATCAAAAAAGAGTGCATCTCGCTGAGTCCGGCTTATTTTTGGTCACCATCCTATGGGGGACTAGCTTTGTTATTATAAAACAAGCAACGGCTCTGGTCGAGCCAGGATATTTACTTGGAATTCGTTTTCTTTTTGCGGCCGTCATGATGGCCTTGATCTTTCACAAAAGACTAAAACTTCTTACACTCGACTCTCTAAAATTCAGTTTCATTCTTGGCGGACTCCTTTTCTTATCTTACTATCTTCAAACCGTTGCCATAAAATACACCACTGCAGGGAAAAATGCATTTTTAACAACGATTTATGTGATAATTGTTCCATTTTTATACTGGATCATTCGAAAAGTTCGTCCCCGTCCCGTCAATTTAATCTCTGCTTTTTTCTGTATCATTGGAATTGCATTGATTTCTCTTTCCGGAGATTCCTTTTCTCTGAACTTCGGGGATTTTTTGACAATTCTCTGTGGCTTTTTCTTTGCGTCTCATATTGTTTTTCTAAGCATTGCTTCCAGACAATATGACCCGATTCTAATGAGCATTCTTCAATTTTTTATCGTTGGCATTCTCAGCTTTTTGGTTGCTGTTTTTACCGAACCCGTTCCAGTATTATCACCAGCTTCTCTTTTGCCCATTTTATATCTCGCTGTTTTCTGCACGATGATTGCACTTGGACTACAGGCGGTCGGAGAAAAATACGTAAACCCTTCAAAAGCTTCTTTAATCATGTCTCTGGAATCCTTGATCGGCTGCATCAGCGGCATTGTTTTTCTCGGAGAACCTCTCACCATAAAACTGGTTGCTGGTTTTGCGATGATCTTTCTAGCCATGCTCATTTCTGAACTGCCTACTATTCTAAGTAAAACAGGTCCAGCCTCAAAAAGTGAACCTTAA
- a CDS encoding O-antigen ligase, whose product MVDIQDLIAKIRCSVSEQPNAVFYLALILTASIFLPYIITAGVLILSCIYILFHKKQRRAVLRVPYGKVLVGFFGISALLSAYYGNRLGIACCLGIFTIYVCAFYLRSVMTYALFYLMMDTACAGSVLAALFAIYQKLSQYSTMPTYRPESFFLNPNYYGAIIEFIVIIAIYRADINSKGRTFYAAVIGINLIGLYLCASMSAWTAMTAGVLVFLLLKKKYKIAAIYLTILILFILACNFIPSLFPRFNSIDDTTSNRMDVWWGAFHGFLDTPMLGRGPMAYTIVSKELGTYSTYHCHNLFLDMMLNYGIIGCSAFLTFMIAQVKQLWKRLKRKAYRGIALLTVSLTIAVLIHGITDVTIFWIQTGLLFMLAYTGTGIRNWPGDPTISKKDQ is encoded by the coding sequence TTGGTCGATATTCAGGATCTGATTGCGAAAATACGTTGTTCTGTTTCTGAACAGCCTAACGCAGTTTTCTATTTGGCATTGATCCTTACAGCTTCCATTTTTCTTCCGTATATAATAACGGCAGGCGTTTTGATTTTGTCTTGCATTTATATATTGTTTCATAAAAAGCAGCGCCGGGCTGTTTTACGAGTTCCTTATGGAAAGGTATTGGTTGGATTCTTCGGAATCTCCGCTTTACTTTCTGCCTATTATGGAAATCGTTTAGGAATAGCCTGCTGCCTTGGAATTTTTACGATTTATGTATGTGCATTTTATCTGCGTTCCGTTATGACGTATGCGCTGTTTTATCTGATGATGGATACCGCTTGTGCTGGAAGTGTTTTAGCAGCCTTGTTCGCCATTTATCAAAAGTTATCCCAGTATAGCACAATGCCTACATATCGTCCGGAATCGTTTTTTTTGAATCCAAACTATTATGGAGCAATCATTGAATTTATTGTCATTATTGCGATTTATCGTGCGGATATTAATTCAAAGGGAAGAACCTTTTATGCAGCAGTCATTGGAATCAATTTAATTGGGCTCTATCTCTGTGCATCGATGTCTGCATGGACGGCTATGACTGCCGGAGTTTTGGTTTTCTTGCTTTTAAAGAAAAAGTATAAAATTGCAGCTATTTATCTTACAATTTTAATTTTGTTTATTTTGGCCTGCAACTTTATTCCCAGCCTTTTCCCACGTTTCAATAGTATCGATGACACGACCAGTAATCGAATGGATGTCTGGTGGGGAGCATTCCATGGGTTCCTTGATACGCCCATGCTCGGACGTGGCCCGATGGCTTATACGATTGTTTCCAAAGAACTGGGAACTTACAGTACCTATCATTGCCATAATCTCTTTTTGGACATGATGCTAAACTATGGCATCATTGGCTGTAGTGCCTTTTTGACTTTTATGATTGCCCAGGTAAAACAACTTTGGAAACGGCTAAAACGAAAAGCTTATAGAGGCATTGCATTATTGACTGTGAGCCTTACGATCGCTGTTTTGATTCACGGAATCACAGATGTGACGATTTTCTGGATTCAGACAGGGCTGCTTTTTATGTTGGCTTATACTGGAACAGGAATCCGAAATTGGCCCGGAGATCCAACAATTTCAAAAAAAGATCAATAA
- a CDS encoding ATPase P, producing MEHENHTSYTGGLTSAEVQQRIQKGLVNGTEDIQTKSTKRIVFENAINPFNILNLILGALVLFVGSFKNALFLGVMICNTFIGCFQEIRAKKTIDQLSLIASPKAHVIRDGKKQKIEISKIVLDDLMVLSSGNQICSDSVVISGECEVNESLITGESDPIIKQPGDHLLSGSFLVSGSCQAQVEHIGKDNYAARITSSAKYIKKPNSEIMQSINLLIKIIGFILFPVGLALFYKQVFISNIDFRESIISTVAALIGMIPEGLVLLTSVVLAVGIIRLSHKHALVQELYSIETLARVDTLCLDKTGTITEGTMQVDKFAPFNDEETALLKDAASAVIHTLNDANPTSAAISEFCSQPPSWNPVVSVPFSSARKWSGVSFDGHGTYVLGAGEFVLGSRFSQIRPQVEKASQKGQRVLVLAYSEKPICNQTLPEDIAPKALFMISDRIRKSANNTLQYFADQGVDLKVISGDNAITVSKIAQKAGLKNADQWVDATTLKSEDDVREAATKYTVFGRVTPQQKLQLVQSLKRNGHTVAMTGDGVNDVLALKESDCSIAMASGSDAARTVSQIVLMDSDFASMPSIVAEGRRSINNLQRSSSLFLVKSFFSTIIAICFIFLQTTYPFEPIQFTLINALTIGIPSFFLALEPNKERIHGKFILNIIKKSIPGAITMAANILLLVPCASFLGLNAGQLSTLSVMLTCYTGLMNLFKVCFPFNAIHTILFSLMCVGFLIAQIYFQPLFSLVPLTIPMVLLLIPLLFCATAMMVFLSHLIDRIIMRPHKKAHRQKARRQKALH from the coding sequence ATGGAGCACGAAAATCACACGTCGTATACAGGTGGTCTTACCTCAGCAGAAGTTCAGCAACGAATTCAAAAAGGTCTTGTTAATGGCACAGAAGATATTCAAACCAAAAGTACAAAACGGATTGTTTTCGAAAACGCAATCAACCCATTTAATATTTTGAACCTGATTTTAGGTGCTCTTGTCCTTTTTGTCGGTTCTTTTAAAAATGCGCTCTTTTTGGGCGTCATGATCTGCAATACATTTATCGGATGCTTTCAGGAAATTCGTGCAAAGAAAACAATTGACCAACTTTCTCTGATTGCATCTCCCAAAGCCCATGTAATTCGAGACGGAAAAAAGCAAAAAATTGAGATCTCAAAAATTGTCTTAGATGATTTGATGGTGCTCTCTTCAGGAAATCAAATTTGCTCTGATTCAGTTGTCATTTCCGGCGAATGTGAAGTCAACGAATCATTAATCACCGGCGAATCAGACCCAATCATAAAACAGCCAGGTGATCATCTGCTCTCTGGAAGCTTCTTAGTGTCAGGTTCCTGCCAGGCACAAGTAGAACATATCGGAAAAGATAATTATGCTGCAAGAATCACAAGCAGCGCCAAATACATCAAAAAGCCAAATTCCGAAATCATGCAGTCAATCAATCTGCTGATTAAAATCATTGGATTTATTTTATTCCCAGTGGGACTCGCCCTTTTTTACAAACAGGTTTTTATCTCCAATATTGATTTTCGCGAAAGTATCATCAGTACCGTTGCTGCTTTGATTGGAATGATTCCAGAAGGACTTGTCCTTCTGACCAGCGTTGTGCTCGCCGTCGGGATTATCCGTCTCTCTCACAAGCACGCCCTCGTGCAAGAACTCTATTCGATTGAAACGCTTGCAAGGGTTGATACGCTTTGTCTTGATAAAACCGGTACCATTACGGAAGGTACCATGCAGGTGGACAAATTTGCACCTTTTAACGATGAAGAAACAGCGTTATTAAAAGATGCTGCTTCAGCCGTTATTCATACACTGAATGATGCAAACCCAACATCTGCCGCAATTTCAGAATTTTGTTCCCAGCCGCCCTCATGGAATCCCGTCGTAAGCGTTCCTTTTTCTTCTGCACGCAAATGGAGCGGTGTCTCTTTTGACGGGCACGGTACTTATGTATTGGGTGCAGGTGAATTTGTATTGGGCAGCCGCTTTTCTCAAATCCGTCCTCAGGTTGAGAAGGCCTCCCAAAAAGGTCAGCGTGTGTTGGTCCTTGCTTATAGTGAAAAGCCAATCTGTAACCAGACTCTCCCGGAAGATATTGCCCCGAAAGCACTTTTCATGATCAGTGATCGAATCCGGAAAAGTGCCAATAATACCCTGCAATATTTTGCTGATCAGGGAGTTGATTTAAAAGTAATCTCCGGAGACAATGCGATCACTGTTTCTAAAATTGCCCAGAAGGCCGGCCTTAAAAACGCCGATCAATGGGTTGACGCCACCACTTTAAAAAGTGAAGACGATGTTAGAGAAGCTGCAACAAAATATACAGTCTTTGGAAGGGTAACTCCTCAGCAAAAGCTTCAGCTTGTTCAGTCACTAAAAAGAAATGGTCACACGGTTGCAATGACAGGAGACGGTGTCAATGATGTATTGGCACTAAAAGAAAGCGACTGCAGCATTGCAATGGCTTCTGGAAGTGATGCGGCAAGAACAGTCAGTCAGATCGTTCTGATGGATTCTGATTTTGCTTCGATGCCTTCGATCGTTGCAGAGGGCAGGCGCTCCATCAATAATCTTCAGCGCTCTTCCTCCCTATTTTTAGTAAAATCTTTTTTTAGCACCATTATTGCAATCTGCTTTATCTTCCTCCAGACTACTTATCCGTTTGAGCCAATTCAGTTTACCCTGATTAACGCACTGACAATTGGGATTCCTTCATTCTTCCTTGCTTTGGAACCCAATAAAGAACGAATTCATGGAAAATTCATTCTCAATATTATTAAAAAATCCATTCCAGGAGCAATCACAATGGCTGCAAATATTTTGCTTCTGGTTCCGTGTGCTTCCTTTCTGGGACTCAATGCAGGTCAGCTTTCCACTCTATCTGTGATGCTAACCTGCTATACCGGATTAATGAACCTCTTTAAAGTCTGTTTCCCCTTTAATGCGATTCATACCATTTTGTTTTCTTTGATGTGTGTAGGCTTTTTGATTGCACAAATTTATTTTCAACCTCTTTTCTCTCTGGTTCCTCTTACGATTCCAATGGTGCTGCTTTTAATTCCGCTGCTGTTCTGTGCAACAGCTATGATGGTTTTCCTATCGCATTTGATCGACCGGATCATTATGCGCCCACACAAAAAAGCACACAGACAAAAAGCGCGCAGACAAAAAGCACTTCATTAA
- a CDS encoding Polysaccharide deacetylase gives MFFIGKIHRGILAALFAVAAGLLIWGASHTAAVAVQAQPVKGVNLPVVMYHSILPYNTSRSKYIVSPKTLENDLTYLQQQHFTTVTMQDVISYVKDGTELPEKPILITFDDGYYNNYVYAYPLFKKYNMKMMLSPIAHFSELFSEKDGGHKTYSHATWDQLSEMQQSGVVEIENHTYNLHSQKGRLGAKKLKTENTQEYQVMLRKDLQKAQSMIKEHVGVDMNVFVYPFGAVSPEALPVIRSLGFKATLTCEAKMNVLTHSENCLIGLGRFLRPPGESSAAYFSRIMK, from the coding sequence ATGTTTTTTATTGGCAAAATTCACCGCGGAATATTAGCTGCTCTTTTTGCAGTTGCCGCGGGGCTTTTAATTTGGGGAGCTTCACATACTGCGGCAGTGGCAGTTCAGGCGCAGCCGGTAAAAGGTGTTAATCTTCCCGTTGTCATGTATCACAGCATTCTTCCATATAATACGTCAAGGAGTAAATATATTGTTTCCCCAAAAACATTGGAGAACGACCTTACTTATCTGCAGCAGCAGCACTTTACAACGGTTACAATGCAGGATGTGATTTCTTATGTCAAAGACGGCACAGAGCTTCCGGAAAAGCCGATTTTGATTACATTTGATGATGGATATTATAATAACTATGTGTACGCATATCCGCTTTTTAAAAAGTACAATATGAAAATGATGCTTTCTCCGATTGCCCATTTTTCGGAGCTTTTTAGTGAGAAAGATGGTGGACATAAAACTTATTCTCATGCAACATGGGATCAGCTTTCGGAAATGCAGCAAAGCGGAGTTGTGGAGATCGAAAATCATACTTATAATCTACACAGTCAAAAAGGACGTTTGGGTGCCAAAAAATTAAAGACTGAAAATACGCAGGAATATCAAGTGATGCTGCGTAAAGATCTGCAGAAGGCGCAGAGCATGATAAAAGAACATGTTGGGGTTGACATGAATGTTTTTGTATATCCTTTTGGAGCTGTTAGTCCGGAAGCATTGCCGGTCATTCGCTCATTAGGATTTAAAGCGACTTTGACTTGCGAAGCAAAAATGAATGTTCTGACTCATTCGGAGAATTGCCTAATTGGTTTGGGCAGATTTCTTCGTCCACCGGGAGAAAGCAGTGCTGCATACTTTTCAAGAATTATGAAATAA